The Metarhizium brunneum chromosome 5, complete sequence sequence AGCACCCTCCAGCCCAGGTGCTACGACGGCTACAGGGCCAGGCAGGAGGCGGCCGACTTTTTCAGGACGACCGTCGACCTGTTCAAGACGCTGCCGACGTACCGGTGGCTGGAGGACGCGGGCATCACGCCCTCGTCCAGCAGGACGTACTCGCTCGACCGGGTCCGGGGCGCGCTGTCCAGCCggcacggcgccgacgtcacGCTGGGGTGCAGGGGCAAGGTGCTCAACGAGGTCTGGTACCACTTCAATGTCCGGGGGTCGCTGCAGGGCGGCGAGTTTGTCGCTTCGGCCCCGGACGGCACCAAGGGCAAGTGTCCGTCTACGGTGCAGTACAGGCCCAAGAGTGATGGTGCGTGAGAGGCGATGCCGGCGTCTCATATGGAGACGAGATGAGGCGGCTGTCGGTGTTTGTGGGATATGATTTGTTTAAAATTCTACTACTTTGGAGCAAGGGGACATGGGCGAATGGGACTATCCCCATGGTTGTAGTTGCCGTTGGTGATGCAAGGTTAGGTGTCGATGGAGGGTTGTCTTCTTGGATAGAGCACGCGCGGGCTGGTACGCCGGTTCGGCTATTCAAACGCAGTTGCTACTCCCCGTATGCTTGGGAATGGAATCAAACCTTTCGCGTCATATATATCAACATGCTGAATGTTTTGTCGTCTGTGAAAAATGAGTGGCCCTCAGGCATCAGGGCCGACGGCGTCCCGGAGCATCATGCTGATTGCTTCTGATGCCCATCTTCTGCGTCAAGGGCTAACGACGTAGAGCTAttctcgtcctcgacgtctGCCTGGGCACCCCGTTCGAGGAGTAACTGCGTTACTTTCGTGGAACCGCCTGCGGCCGCATGGGACAGAGTGCGCCCTCGGTCGTTCGGCGAATCTACGATCGGCACCTCTTTCGAAGGTATTTGCACCGATCGACTCTTCATGTCTGCCTTCTGTGGCGACGCTATGGCAAAGGGGGCGAGTTACTCGTCCAACGAGTTCACCTTGGCATCCCTTTTGAGCATGACTTGCGTTTAAATGTTTCGCCGCACGTATGCCCACTTGACTCGTATACTTATAATAGATTATCTTGATAAATTAGTGGAATTTATTAGAAAACTGATgatttttttaattatttgTACGAGGCCCACGCCTAGACTGGATAAAAgtgcagtacggagtacacgtGCCACGCCCTATATTAAGGTGTGGTGAGGACTTCAactaaaaagcctaataaggGATATGGCACGATTAATTAAGGCCGAAGTTACTAATATTAGGATCTTGGACCTGGACGGTTACGTGGCTAGTAGGGCAACTAGCACGCCCTGGTGGGATAAATGCATgattttatattagctaaCACAGATTATGGATTATAGGATCACGGCAAGGCCTTTATATACTTGAAACATAATGTTATAGGACTATTATATACTTGGCTATTACTTGCCCACTTAAGCGACGTACGCGAATTACACCCAGCGGCGGCCAGAACGTGTCCGTGGTCCTTTACATACTAACAAGTCACTTGGCCGGGTCATCTTGACTCTGTTTTCGAACGATCAATTAGTGGATTCAGGGTATTTTTTCAAATTCCCTTGTAAAGTAATAATAGAATAAGGGTGTAGATAACCCGACAGTGAGCAATAGTCAGGTCACGTGTACTCTCGAGGC is a genomic window containing:
- the RNTR gene encoding Ribonuclease Trv encodes the protein MASLRNLARLLVLASGAAASPFAAGPQACPADSPLSCHNQTAVENTCCFIPTGQLLQTQFWDTDPATGPQDSWTIHGLWPDNCDGSYPAQCDGSRAYTGIEDILTGNGAADTLAYMRRFWKDYKGDDESFWEHEWAKHGTCISTLQPRCYDGYRARQEAADFFRTTVDLFKTLPTYRWLEDAGITPSSSRTYSLDRVRGALSSRHGADVTLGCRGKVLNEVWYHFNVRGSLQGGEFVASAPDGTKGKCPSTVQYRPKSDELFSSSTSAWAPRSRSNCVTFVEPPAAAWDRVRPRSFGESTIGTSFEGICTDRLFMSAFCGDAMAKGASYSSNEFTLASLLSMTCV